The Cannabis sativa cultivar Pink pepper isolate KNU-18-1 unplaced genomic scaffold, ASM2916894v1 Contig3, whole genome shotgun sequence genome window below encodes:
- the LOC115716008 gene encoding transcription factor MYB24-like: MDPKKVVYGDNDDEYGEKEIRKGRSWTKDEDSILVNYIKKHGEGRWNFLAYASGLKRTGKSCRYRWLNYLHPNIQRGNFTLQEQLKILQFQFSWGNR; this comes from the exons ATGGATCCAAAGAAAGTTGTATATGGCGATAATGATGATGAGTACGGTGAAAAAGAGATAAGAAAGGGTCGGTCATGGACAAAAGATGAGGACTCTATACTCGTTAATTATATTAAGAAACATGGAGAGGGTCGCTGGAACTTTCTTGCCTATGCTTCAg GTCTTAAACGAACAGGGAAAAGCTGTAGATATAGATGGTTAAACTACTTGCACCCCAACATTCAACGTGGAAATTTTACCCTCCAAGAGCAGCTTAAGATTCTTCAGTTCCAATTCTCGTGGGGTAACCGGTAA
- the LOC133033266 gene encoding transcription factor MYB24-like, whose product MNEYIYITNSWSKIAELLPGRTDNQIKNYWRSRVQKQAKQLKCEVNSQQFRDIMGNVLIPRLTEQIQNLTQNTYTNVHHHDKSPNPSITRGADPTTRLNITMPAATSSNDVVLFQPNYYDNDDLLMLLQPDDHVATTADPFGHYSFEYNESPNTFWNTQSFI is encoded by the coding sequence atgaatgaatatatttatataactaaCAGTTGGTCTAAGATTGCGGAATTGCTTCCTGGAAGAACAGACAACCAAATAAAGAACTATTGGAGAAGCAGAGTTCAAAAGCAAGCAAAGCAACTGAAATGTGAGGTCAATAGTCAACAATTCAGAGACATTATGGGCAACGTCTTAATACCCCGTTTGACTGAGCAAATCCAAAATTTGACCCAAAATACTTATACAAATGTTCATCATCATGATAAATCTCCTAATCCATCCATCACCCGGGGTGCTGACCCGACCACCCGACTCAATATTACTATGCCAGCTGCTACTTCATCAAATGACGTCGTACTATTCCAACCCAATTATTATGACAATGATGACCTACTCATGTTACTCCAACCAGACGACCACGTTGCTACTACTGCTGATCCTTTTGGACATTACTCCTTTGAATATAATGAAAGTCCTAATACATTTTGGAACACTCAGAgctttatatga
- the LOC115725581 gene encoding galactinol synthase 1, with product MAPPELVPTSVKTAPFTKPATLPRRAYVTFLAGNGDYVKGVVGLAKGLRKVKSAYPLVVAVLPDVPEDHRRILESQGCIVREIEPVYPPENQTQFAMAYYVINYSKLRIWEFVEYSKMIYLDGDIQVYDNIDHLFDLAEGNFYAVMDCFCEKTWSHTPQYKVGYCQQCPERVKWPTAELGPPPALYFNAGMFVFEPNLSTYHDLLRTLKVTTPTSFAEQDFLNMYFKDIYKPIPLVYNLVLAMLWRHPENVELDKVKVVHYCATGSKPWRYTGKEENMQRDDIKMLIKKWWDIYNDESLDYKKPIGSAVGGVQAEAVNMQPFIDALSKAAGRVKYVTAPSAA from the exons ATGGCTCCACCGGAACTTGTCCCAACCTCGGTTAAAACCGCTCCGTTTACCAAACCCGCAACCCTACCCAGACGGGCATACGTGACTTTCTTAGCGGGTAACGGTGACTACGTGAAAGGCGTTGTTGGTTTAGCGAAAGGGTTAAGGAAGGTTAAATCGGCGTACCCTTTAGTGGTGGCCGTACTACCCGACGTACCGGAGGATCACCGTCGGATTCTAGAATCACAAGGGTGTATAGTCCGAGAGATCGAACCCGTTTACCCACCCGAGAACCAGACCCAATTCGCCATGGCATATTACGTCATCAACTACTCCAAGCTCCGTATATGGGAG TTCGTAGAGTATAGTAAGATGATATACTTGGATGGAGATATTCAGGTATACGACAACATAGACCACCTCTTCGATTTGGCCGAGGGGAATTTCTACGCTGTTATGGACTGTTTTTGCGAGAAGACATGGTCTCACACTCCTCAGTATAAGGTAGGCTACTGCCAGCAATGCCCTGAGAGAGTGAAGTGGCCCACAGCCGAGTTGGGTCCACCTCCGGCCCTTTACTTCAACGCTGGCATGTTTGTCTTTGAGCCAAATCTCTCTACTTATCATGATCTCTTAAGAACTTTGAAAGTCACAACTCCAACCTCATTTGCTGAACAG GACTTTTTGAACATGTACTTTAAAGACATTTATAAGCCTATTCCACTTGTTTACAATCTTGTATTGGCTATGTTATGGCGTCATCCGGAGAATGTTGAGCTTGACAAGGTCAAAGTGGTGCACTACTGTGCAAcg GGATCAAAGCCATGGAGGTACACAGGAAAAGAGGAGAATATGCAGAGAGATGATATTAAGATGTTGATAAAGAAATGGTGGGACATTTACAACGATGAGTCCCTAGACTATAAGAAACCGATTGGATCCGCCGTGGGAGGTGTCCAAGCCGAGGCGGTGAATATGCAGCCCTTCATTGATGCTCTCTCCAAAGCTGCCGGTAGGGTTAAGTATGTAACAGCTCCATCTGCAGCTTGA